One region of Alosa sapidissima isolate fAloSap1 chromosome 1, fAloSap1.pri, whole genome shotgun sequence genomic DNA includes:
- the LOC121706237 gene encoding zinc finger protein 768-like isoform X2: MLELELFYNQLSSIMEVLVRSAIADIGKLMEDYTASLLETSRCQSKSEAVKPCTSILSDQGDTGTPRKECTVLGQRLKDNINCRSDSDQVAAQLDGGHKNKQKDYPEQTTLHQDCRVWNDQQSSQENYPQQEIYVKEHTHLTLKEEHREPLSCQIKEEMQLNPVPGSEEGRSEEQHQVCSIKMERPSTCIQNSPAGDSIEPYGLLLTQHHLSPLQSIHQMETESQGPNPDLATLEPDLYIGTLGSTLPDHFPHRLSYSDHPPNYPPLPTDLHVSGERAAPGLGVPAGHGSEVAVAQKPRKSSMLERFACKYCGQGFAYLSQLKRHMPKHTKERPFCCSLCGFRFTRMSHLKRHERAHTGDRPYACEVCGRSFIRKSHLDQHLKTHRRTALQYCTQ, translated from the exons ATGCTAGAGCTAGAGCTTTTCTACAATCAGTTGTCCTCCATCATGGAGGTTCTGGTGAGATCCGCTATAGCAGACATTGGCAAACTAATGGAGGACTATACAGCTTCGCTTTTAGAAACATCCCGATGTCAGAGTAAAAGTGAAGCTGTGAAGCCGTGCACATCTATACTGTCAGATCAGGGGGATACAGGAACACCTCGAAAGGAATGTACTGTTCTTGGTCAAAGACTTAAGGATAACATAAACTGCAGAAGTGACAGTGATCAGGTGGCAGCTCAACTCGATGGTGGACATA aaaacaaacagaagGATTACCCTGAACAGACCACTTTGCATCAGGACTGCAGAGTGTGGAATGACCAGCAATCTTCACAAGAAAACTATCCACAGCAAGAGATATATGTCAAAGAACAT ACCCATTTAACCCTGAAAGAAGAGCACAGAGAGCCTTTGTCATGCCAGATTAAAGAAGAGATGCAATTGAACCCAGTTCCTGGGTCAGAAGAGGGCAGGAGTGAAG AGCAACATCAGGTGTGCAGCATAAAGATGGAGAGGCCAAGTACCTGTATTCAAAACTCACCAGCAGGGGACAGCATAGAGCCATATGGTCTCTTACTCACACAACATCACCTGAGTCCACTGCAGTCTATCCaccagatggagacagagagtcaAGGTCCTAACCCAGATTTGGCTACATTGGAACCAGACTTGTATATCGGTACCCTGGGTAGCACCTTGCCAGACCACTTCCCTCACCGCCTATCCTACTCCGACCATCCCCCAAATTACCCTCCCCTACCTACAGACCTTCATGTCTCTGGTGAGAGAGCAGCTCCAGGGCTTGGAGTCCCCGCTGGCCATGGTAGTGAAGTGGCAGTGGCACAGAAGCCAAGAAAATCATCCATGCTTGAGCGCTTCGCGTGTAAATACTGTGGACAGGGCTTTGCCTACCTCAGCCAACTGAAGCGGCACATGCCCAAGCACACCAAAGAGCGACCGTTCTGTTGCAGTCTCTGCGGCTTTCGCTTCACCCGGATGAGCCACCTGAAGAGGCACGAGAGGGCCCACACAGGTGACCGCCCGTATGCCTGCGAGGTGTGCGGCCGCAGCTTCATCCGCAAGAGCCACTTGGACCAGCATCTCAAAACACATCGTAGAACAGCACTGCAGTATTGTACACAATAG
- the LOC121706237 gene encoding zinc finger protein 768-like isoform X3, whose protein sequence is MKENKQKDYPEQTTLHQDCRVWNDQQSSQENYPQQEIYVKEHTHLTLKEEHREPLSCQIKEEMQLNPVPGSEEGRSEEQHQVCSIKMERPSTCIQNSPAGDSIEPYGLLLTQHHLSPLQSIHQMETESQGPNPDLATLEPDLYIGTLGSTLPDHFPHRLSYSDHPPNYPPLPTDLHVSGERAAPGLGVPAGHGSEVAVAQKPRKSSMLERFACKYCGQGFAYLSQLKRHMPKHTKERPFCCSLCGFRFTRMSHLKRHERAHTGDRPYACEVCGRSFIRKSHLDQHLKTHRRTALQYCTQ, encoded by the exons ATGAAAG aaaacaaacagaagGATTACCCTGAACAGACCACTTTGCATCAGGACTGCAGAGTGTGGAATGACCAGCAATCTTCACAAGAAAACTATCCACAGCAAGAGATATATGTCAAAGAACAT ACCCATTTAACCCTGAAAGAAGAGCACAGAGAGCCTTTGTCATGCCAGATTAAAGAAGAGATGCAATTGAACCCAGTTCCTGGGTCAGAAGAGGGCAGGAGTGAAG AGCAACATCAGGTGTGCAGCATAAAGATGGAGAGGCCAAGTACCTGTATTCAAAACTCACCAGCAGGGGACAGCATAGAGCCATATGGTCTCTTACTCACACAACATCACCTGAGTCCACTGCAGTCTATCCaccagatggagacagagagtcaAGGTCCTAACCCAGATTTGGCTACATTGGAACCAGACTTGTATATCGGTACCCTGGGTAGCACCTTGCCAGACCACTTCCCTCACCGCCTATCCTACTCCGACCATCCCCCAAATTACCCTCCCCTACCTACAGACCTTCATGTCTCTGGTGAGAGAGCAGCTCCAGGGCTTGGAGTCCCCGCTGGCCATGGTAGTGAAGTGGCAGTGGCACAGAAGCCAAGAAAATCATCCATGCTTGAGCGCTTCGCGTGTAAATACTGTGGACAGGGCTTTGCCTACCTCAGCCAACTGAAGCGGCACATGCCCAAGCACACCAAAGAGCGACCGTTCTGTTGCAGTCTCTGCGGCTTTCGCTTCACCCGGATGAGCCACCTGAAGAGGCACGAGAGGGCCCACACAGGTGACCGCCCGTATGCCTGCGAGGTGTGCGGCCGCAGCTTCATCCGCAAGAGCCACTTGGACCAGCATCTCAAAACACATCGTAGAACAGCACTGCAGTATTGTACACAATAG
- the LOC121706237 gene encoding zinc finger protein 768-like isoform X1, translating into MLELELFYNQLSSIMEVLVRSAIADIGKLMEDYTASLLETSRCQSKSEAVKPCTSILSDQGDTGTPRKECTVLGQRLKDNINCRSDSDQVAAQLDGGHSFSLHAHSPENKQKDYPEQTTLHQDCRVWNDQQSSQENYPQQEIYVKEHTHLTLKEEHREPLSCQIKEEMQLNPVPGSEEGRSEEQHQVCSIKMERPSTCIQNSPAGDSIEPYGLLLTQHHLSPLQSIHQMETESQGPNPDLATLEPDLYIGTLGSTLPDHFPHRLSYSDHPPNYPPLPTDLHVSGERAAPGLGVPAGHGSEVAVAQKPRKSSMLERFACKYCGQGFAYLSQLKRHMPKHTKERPFCCSLCGFRFTRMSHLKRHERAHTGDRPYACEVCGRSFIRKSHLDQHLKTHRRTALQYCTQ; encoded by the exons ATGCTAGAGCTAGAGCTTTTCTACAATCAGTTGTCCTCCATCATGGAGGTTCTGGTGAGATCCGCTATAGCAGACATTGGCAAACTAATGGAGGACTATACAGCTTCGCTTTTAGAAACATCCCGATGTCAGAGTAAAAGTGAAGCTGTGAAGCCGTGCACATCTATACTGTCAGATCAGGGGGATACAGGAACACCTCGAAAGGAATGTACTGTTCTTGGTCAAAGACTTAAGGATAACATAAACTGCAGAAGTGACAGTGATCAGGTGGCAGCTCAACTCGATGGTGGACATA GTTTCTCACTCCATGCTCATTCTccagaaaacaaacagaagGATTACCCTGAACAGACCACTTTGCATCAGGACTGCAGAGTGTGGAATGACCAGCAATCTTCACAAGAAAACTATCCACAGCAAGAGATATATGTCAAAGAACAT ACCCATTTAACCCTGAAAGAAGAGCACAGAGAGCCTTTGTCATGCCAGATTAAAGAAGAGATGCAATTGAACCCAGTTCCTGGGTCAGAAGAGGGCAGGAGTGAAG AGCAACATCAGGTGTGCAGCATAAAGATGGAGAGGCCAAGTACCTGTATTCAAAACTCACCAGCAGGGGACAGCATAGAGCCATATGGTCTCTTACTCACACAACATCACCTGAGTCCACTGCAGTCTATCCaccagatggagacagagagtcaAGGTCCTAACCCAGATTTGGCTACATTGGAACCAGACTTGTATATCGGTACCCTGGGTAGCACCTTGCCAGACCACTTCCCTCACCGCCTATCCTACTCCGACCATCCCCCAAATTACCCTCCCCTACCTACAGACCTTCATGTCTCTGGTGAGAGAGCAGCTCCAGGGCTTGGAGTCCCCGCTGGCCATGGTAGTGAAGTGGCAGTGGCACAGAAGCCAAGAAAATCATCCATGCTTGAGCGCTTCGCGTGTAAATACTGTGGACAGGGCTTTGCCTACCTCAGCCAACTGAAGCGGCACATGCCCAAGCACACCAAAGAGCGACCGTTCTGTTGCAGTCTCTGCGGCTTTCGCTTCACCCGGATGAGCCACCTGAAGAGGCACGAGAGGGCCCACACAGGTGACCGCCCGTATGCCTGCGAGGTGTGCGGCCGCAGCTTCATCCGCAAGAGCCACTTGGACCAGCATCTCAAAACACATCGTAGAACAGCACTGCAGTATTGTACACAATAG